A DNA window from Altererythrobacter sp. B11 contains the following coding sequences:
- a CDS encoding GlcG/HbpS family heme-binding protein: protein MHRLTLAQSNAMIEAAFAKGAEMGLKPLTATVLDPGGHLIACQRQDNSSTLRVRLAAGKAAGALALGVSSRTIGEMALDRPHFIASIDSMDFGGMVPAAGGVIVVDAQGTIIGGIGVTGDTSDNDEACALAGIAAVGLKPLN, encoded by the coding sequence ATGCACCGCCTGACTCTCGCGCAATCCAACGCCATGATCGAAGCCGCCTTCGCCAAGGGGGCGGAGATGGGGCTCAAGCCGCTGACGGCGACGGTGCTCGATCCGGGCGGCCATCTGATCGCCTGCCAGCGGCAGGACAATTCCTCCACCCTGCGCGTGCGGCTGGCGGCGGGCAAGGCTGCCGGCGCGCTGGCGCTGGGCGTTTCCAGCCGCACGATTGGCGAGATGGCGCTCGACCGCCCGCATTTCATCGCCTCGATCGATTCGATGGATTTCGGCGGCATGGTGCCTGCGGCCGGCGGCGTGATCGTGGTGGATGCACAGGGCACCATCATCGGTGGCATCGGCGTGACCGGCGACACCAGCGACAATGACGAGGCCTGCGCGCTTGCGGGCATCGCGGCGGTGGGGTTGAAGCCGCTGAACTGA
- the hemF gene encoding oxygen-dependent coproporphyrinogen oxidase, which yields MTDWQPYSERAREWFESLRDRICAEFEAIEREAGSSAAFDYIPWDRSTEDETHGGGGVRGVMKGKVFEKVGVNVSTVSGDFAPGFAATINGASEESPGFTATGISLVAHMANPHVPAVHMNTRFLTTGKAWFGGGADLNPPIPYAEDTEEFHAAFRAACAAHNPTYYERFRKWADEYFFIPHRNVARGVGGIFYDHLECPDDTAWERNFAFTRDVGEAFLAAFPRIVRRRMDMAFTAEDKQAQLEWRGRYVEFNLVYDRGTLFGLRTGGNIDAILMSLPPEVKWS from the coding sequence ATGACCGACTGGCAGCCTTATAGCGAGCGGGCGCGCGAATGGTTCGAATCGCTGCGCGACCGGATCTGTGCCGAGTTCGAGGCGATCGAGCGGGAAGCCGGCTCCTCCGCCGCGTTCGACTATATCCCCTGGGATCGTTCGACCGAGGACGAAACGCATGGCGGCGGCGGCGTGCGCGGCGTGATGAAGGGCAAGGTGTTCGAAAAGGTGGGCGTCAATGTCTCCACCGTTTCCGGCGACTTTGCCCCGGGCTTTGCCGCCACCATCAACGGCGCGAGCGAGGAGAGCCCCGGCTTCACCGCCACCGGCATCAGCCTGGTGGCGCATATGGCCAACCCCCATGTGCCGGCCGTGCATATGAACACGCGCTTCCTGACCACCGGCAAGGCGTGGTTCGGCGGCGGGGCCGATCTCAACCCGCCGATTCCCTATGCGGAGGATACGGAGGAATTCCACGCCGCCTTCCGCGCGGCCTGCGCGGCGCACAACCCCACCTATTACGAACGCTTCCGCAAATGGGCGGACGAGTATTTCTTCATCCCCCATCGCAATGTGGCGCGCGGGGTGGGCGGCATTTTCTACGACCATCTGGAATGCCCCGACGACACCGCGTGGGAGCGCAATTTCGCCTTTACGCGCGATGTGGGGGAGGCCTTCCTGGCCGCCTTCCCGCGGATCGTCCGCCGGCGGATGGATATGGCCTTTACGGCAGAGGATAAGCAGGCCCAGCTGGAATGGCGCGGCCGCTATGTGGAATTCAACCTCGTCTATGACCGGGGCACGCTGTTCGGCCTGCGCACCGGAGGCAATATCGACGCGATCCTGATGAGCCTGCCCCCCGAAGTGAAATGGAGCTGA
- the pdeM gene encoding ligase-associated DNA damage response endonuclease PdeM → MVPLSFAGEEFALTSHNALYWPRERALLVADLHLEKASFYARSGQMLPPYDSRETLERVALAIRESGARRVFTLGDNFHDADGAARLEPHAAGMLAALTRVVDWVWITGNHDVKGAATGGERVEELELAGMVLRHEARRGETRPELSGHFHPRLQLRVRDRPIRRPCAVLATGGSGPGRMILPAFGALTGGMNAADPAILAALQPASAIDAVLAARGRLATFPLWRAAA, encoded by the coding sequence ATGGTTCCCCTTTCGTTCGCCGGCGAGGAATTCGCCCTCACCAGTCATAACGCGCTGTACTGGCCGCGCGAACGGGCGTTGCTGGTGGCGGACCTGCATCTGGAAAAGGCCAGCTTCTACGCCCGGTCCGGGCAGATGCTGCCGCCCTATGACAGCCGGGAGACGCTGGAACGGGTGGCGCTGGCGATTCGCGAAAGCGGCGCTCGCCGCGTGTTCACCCTGGGGGACAATTTCCACGATGCCGATGGCGCCGCCCGGCTGGAGCCGCATGCCGCGGGCATGCTGGCCGCGCTGACCCGCGTGGTGGACTGGGTGTGGATCACCGGCAACCATGACGTGAAGGGCGCCGCCACCGGGGGCGAGCGGGTGGAGGAGCTGGAGCTCGCCGGAATGGTGCTGCGGCACGAGGCGCGGCGCGGCGAAACCCGGCCCGAACTGTCCGGCCACTTCCATCCGCGCCTGCAATTGCGCGTGCGCGACCGGCCGATCCGCCGCCCCTGCGCCGTGCTGGCCACCGGCGGGAGCGGCCCCGGCCGGATGATCCTGCCGGCCTTCGGCGCGCTGACGGGGGGCATGAATGCGGCGGACCCGGCGATCCTGGCGGCGCTGCAGCCCGCCAGCGCGATCGACGCGGTGCTAGCGGCGCGCGGCCGGCTGGCCACCTTCCCCCTGTGGCGCGCCGCCGCGTAA
- the infC gene encoding translation initiation factor IF-3: protein MMAPPVKSGPRFDNMIQSDKVRVIDENGENLGVMYTREAIEQANDAGLNLVEVSPNADPPVCKFLDVGKFRYEAQKKANAARKTQKTQDIKEIKMRPNIDDHDYDVKMRNVNKFIEHGDKVKVTLRFRGREMAHQHLGMDLLKRVQEDVAETAKVEAYPRLEGRQMLMVLAPK, encoded by the coding sequence ATGATGGCGCCCCCGGTCAAATCAGGACCGCGCTTCGATAACATGATCCAGTCCGACAAGGTTCGGGTCATTGACGAGAATGGCGAGAACCTTGGCGTAATGTACACCAGGGAAGCGATCGAACAGGCCAACGATGCGGGCCTCAATCTGGTCGAAGTCTCGCCCAATGCGGACCCGCCCGTCTGCAAGTTCCTGGATGTCGGCAAGTTTCGCTACGAAGCCCAGAAAAAGGCGAATGCCGCGCGCAAGACGCAGAAGACCCAGGACATCAAAGAGATCAAGATGCGCCCGAACATCGATGATCACGATTACGATGTGAAGATGCGCAACGTGAACAAGTTCATTGAGCATGGCGACAAGGTGAAGGTCACCCTGCGCTTTCGCGGCCGTGAAATGGCGCACCAGCATTTGGGCATGGACCTGCTCAAGCGGGTGCAGGAAGACGTGGCGGAAACCGCCAAGGTGGAAGCCTATCCGCGCCTCGAAGGGCGCCAGATGCTGATGGTGCTGGCCCCCAAGTAA
- a CDS encoding VOC family protein, translated as MDEGRVLGIGGVFLRAQDPAALAAWYRDTLGFTVTAAGEAAPDGAWFWRAEGGDTVYSIFPQGSDYFAADRQVMINLRVAGLDALIARLQGAGVAVETRAEWDHPEVGRFARIQDAEGNPVELWEPPAD; from the coding sequence GTGGATGAAGGCAGAGTGCTGGGCATCGGCGGAGTGTTCCTGCGCGCGCAGGATCCGGCCGCGCTGGCGGCGTGGTATCGCGACACGCTGGGCTTCACCGTCACTGCGGCCGGAGAGGCCGCGCCGGACGGGGCGTGGTTCTGGCGGGCGGAGGGCGGGGACACCGTCTATTCGATCTTCCCGCAGGGCAGCGATTATTTCGCGGCGGACCGGCAGGTGATGATCAACCTGCGCGTCGCGGGGCTGGATGCCCTGATCGCGCGGCTCCAAGGTGCCGGGGTGGCCGTGGAAACCCGCGCGGAATGGGACCACCCGGAGGTCGGCCGCTTCGCCCGCATCCAGGACGCGGAAGGCAATCCGGTGGAATTGTGGGAGCCGCCTGCGGACTGA